One part of the Francisella adeliensis genome encodes these proteins:
- the acnA gene encoding aconitate hydratase AcnA — translation MSDIKNITKLQIEDKGNKYSLYSLKKLSEQLGKDVSRLPYSIRVLLENQLRNIDGYKVKDEDMHKVLDWDAKSTSRPEIPHMPARVVMQDFTGVPAVVDLAAMRKAIKDAGGNADKINPLVDTAMVIDHSVQVDYYGTKTALAQNVSKEFERNGERYSLLKWAQTSFDDFTVVPPGMGIIHQINLEYLAKGALVKNINGEDVIYPDTLVGTDSHTTMINGVGVVGWGVGGIEAEAVMLGQPYYMVLPDVVGVKLTGKLRTGVTATDLVLKITETLRKHGVVGKFVEYYGEGMDNLTLPDRATIANMAPEYGATIGFFPVDEVTLDFFNNTNRGELVDACREMYKEQLLFRENPAEEPEYSSIVEIDMSDVESNLAGPKRPQDRVAFHNMKTAFAEALVHEQGLHGFGLTQEELAKSAEVAGTGEQITHGSLAIAAITSCTNTSNPSLLLGAGLLAKKANEKGLKVKPFVKTSLAPGSQVVTQYLEKAELLPELENLGFNLVGYGCTTCIGNSGPLDQPVLDAVNEADLVVASVSSGNRNFEGRINPHVKANYLASPIHVVAYALAGTVDFDPVEDAIGVDAEGNDVMLADIWPSNEEIATIQAEVVNAAMFKKAYATVLDGTKDWQELQVPTGQLYEFDKNSTYIQCPSFFEKFADGGSADLDIKGARTLLMLGDSVTTDHISPAGAIPEDYPAGQYLKSHGVEKKDFNSYGSRRGNHEVMMRGTFANIRIRNLLLDGVEGGYTKYHFDGSQQYVFDAAMKYKEKGIPLVILAGKEYGTGSSRDWAAKGTFLLGVKAVIAESYERIHRSNLVGMGVLPLQFMDGQSAKTLGFDGSEMFNIKNVADIKPRQTVVVEAVHPKTAHTTTFEALARLDADVDVDYLKNGGILQTVLKDMMAGNASGGFCPFSKMAGFFKKVFK, via the coding sequence ATGTCTGATATTAAAAATATCACGAAACTTCAAATCGAAGACAAAGGGAATAAGTATTCACTTTATAGTTTAAAAAAGTTATCGGAGCAACTTGGCAAAGATGTAAGTCGCTTACCATATTCTATAAGAGTGTTATTAGAAAACCAACTTAGAAATATAGATGGCTATAAAGTAAAAGATGAAGATATGCACAAGGTCTTAGACTGGGATGCAAAATCTACTTCTCGCCCTGAAATTCCGCATATGCCTGCGCGTGTTGTGATGCAAGATTTCACAGGTGTACCAGCAGTGGTTGATTTAGCTGCTATGAGAAAAGCTATCAAAGATGCTGGTGGAAATGCTGATAAAATCAATCCGCTAGTAGATACTGCTATGGTTATTGACCACTCAGTCCAAGTTGACTATTATGGTACAAAAACTGCTTTAGCACAAAATGTATCAAAGGAGTTTGAGAGAAATGGTGAAAGATATAGCTTATTAAAATGGGCTCAAACTTCATTTGATGATTTTACAGTTGTACCACCAGGTATGGGTATTATTCACCAAATCAACTTAGAGTACCTTGCTAAAGGTGCTTTAGTTAAAAACATAAATGGTGAAGATGTAATTTATCCTGATACTCTTGTCGGTACAGATTCACATACTACTATGATCAATGGTGTTGGTGTAGTGGGTTGGGGTGTTGGTGGTATTGAAGCTGAAGCTGTAATGCTTGGTCAGCCATACTACATGGTACTTCCTGATGTAGTAGGTGTTAAACTTACTGGTAAATTGCGTACAGGTGTAACTGCTACAGATTTAGTTCTAAAAATTACAGAAACACTTAGAAAACACGGTGTGGTAGGTAAGTTTGTTGAGTACTACGGAGAGGGTATGGATAACCTTACTCTTCCTGATAGAGCAACTATAGCAAACATGGCTCCAGAGTATGGTGCTACAATTGGTTTCTTCCCTGTTGATGAAGTGACTTTAGATTTCTTTAACAATACAAACCGTGGTGAGCTAGTAGATGCTTGCCGTGAAATGTACAAAGAACAATTACTATTTAGAGAAAACCCTGCTGAAGAGCCAGAATACTCAAGCATAGTTGAAATTGATATGTCTGATGTTGAATCTAACTTAGCTGGTCCGAAAAGACCTCAAGATAGAGTAGCTTTTCATAATATGAAGACAGCGTTTGCTGAAGCTCTAGTTCATGAGCAAGGTTTACATGGTTTTGGTTTAACTCAAGAAGAGTTAGCAAAATCTGCAGAAGTAGCAGGTACAGGAGAGCAAATTACTCATGGTTCATTAGCTATTGCTGCAATTACTTCATGTACGAACACTTCAAACCCATCACTTTTATTAGGTGCTGGTTTGTTGGCTAAAAAAGCTAATGAAAAAGGTCTTAAAGTTAAACCATTTGTTAAAACTTCTTTAGCACCTGGTTCACAGGTTGTAACTCAGTATTTAGAAAAAGCTGAATTACTTCCAGAATTAGAAAATTTAGGCTTTAACCTTGTTGGTTATGGTTGTACTACTTGTATTGGTAATTCAGGACCATTAGATCAGCCTGTACTTGATGCTGTAAATGAAGCTGATTTAGTTGTTGCGTCTGTAAGTTCGGGTAACCGTAACTTTGAAGGTCGTATTAACCCTCATGTAAAAGCTAACTATCTTGCATCTCCTATTCATGTGGTTGCTTATGCATTAGCTGGGACAGTTGATTTTGATCCAGTAGAAGATGCTATAGGTGTTGATGCTGAAGGCAATGATGTAATGCTTGCAGATATTTGGCCAAGTAATGAAGAAATTGCTACAATTCAAGCTGAAGTTGTGAATGCTGCAATGTTTAAAAAGGCTTATGCAACTGTACTTGATGGTACGAAAGATTGGCAGGAGCTTCAAGTTCCTACGGGTCAGCTTTATGAGTTTGATAAAAACTCTACTTATATTCAGTGTCCTAGCTTCTTTGAAAAGTTTGCTGATGGAGGTAGTGCTGATTTAGACATTAAAGGTGCTAGAACACTACTTATGCTCGGTGATTCTGTAACAACAGACCATATATCTCCAGCAGGAGCTATTCCAGAAGATTATCCAGCTGGTCAGTACCTAAAATCTCACGGTGTAGAGAAAAAAGACTTTAACTCTTACGGTTCTCGTCGTGGTAACCATGAAGTGATGATGCGTGGTACATTTGCAAATATTCGTATCCGTAACTTACTTCTTGACGGTGTAGAAGGCGGGTATACTAAGTATCATTTTGATGGTTCACAACAGTATGTATTTGATGCTGCTATGAAGTATAAAGAAAAAGGTATTCCTCTTGTTATCTTAGCAGGTAAAGAGTACGGTACTGGTTCATCGCGTGACTGGGCAGCTAAAGGTACATTCCTTTTAGGTGTAAAAGCTGTAATTGCTGAAAGTTATGAAAGAATTCACCGTTCTAACCTTGTTGGTATGGGTGTATTGCCGTTACAGTTTATGGATGGGCAGTCTGCGAAGACTTTAGGCTTTGATGGTTCTGAGATGTTTAACATTAAAAATGTTGCAGATATTAAGCCTCGTCAAACAGTCGTTGTGGAAGCAGTTCATCCAAAGACAGCTCATACAACTACATTTGAAGCTTTAGCTCGTTTAGATGCTGATGTGGATGTAGATTACCTAAAAAATGGTGGTATCTTACAAACAGTTCTTAAAGACATGATGGCTGGAAATGCTTCTGGAGGCTTTTGCCCATTTTCTAAAATGGCTGGCTTTTTTAAGAAAGTTTTTAAGTAA
- the hemW gene encoding radical SAM family heme chaperone HemW, which translates to MFDVSKGVGIYIHFPWCVKKCPYCDFNSHAIKGEEYLSENYYKKLIEDFDSHIDDLQNREVISIFIGGGTPSLFKPEYLGKVLKHIEANSNFNKDCEITLEMNPGTVERGSITSYSDIGINRISLGVQSFQDEKLKILGRVHNSQNVYTTIEEIHQSDINNFNIDIMHGLPNQSVEDAMFDISQAITMKPTHISWYQLTIEPNTLFAVKTPTLPDENTLEEIETLGKKSLGEASFSQYEVSAYAKNKKRSIHNSNYWSFGDYIGIGAGAHSKITNLKTKKIHRSWKQKHPKIYLAAQNPTKGQSTLCQNDLKYEFMLNTLRLKKGFNLELFNQQTFAKYNLIESSVQKGIQKGLLEINKGSIKPTEKGYLFLNDCVNLFL; encoded by the coding sequence ATGTTTGATGTTTCAAAAGGTGTCGGTATTTACATTCACTTTCCATGGTGTGTAAAAAAATGTCCTTACTGTGATTTTAACTCCCATGCGATTAAGGGTGAAGAGTACTTATCTGAAAATTATTATAAGAAGCTCATTGAAGATTTTGATTCTCATATTGATGACCTACAAAATAGAGAGGTTATAAGTATTTTCATTGGTGGCGGTACTCCATCATTATTTAAACCTGAATATCTCGGCAAAGTTCTCAAACACATAGAAGCTAATAGCAACTTTAATAAAGACTGTGAAATCACTTTAGAGATGAATCCAGGAACTGTTGAAAGAGGCTCTATCACGAGCTATAGTGATATTGGTATTAATCGCATTTCTCTCGGAGTACAAAGCTTCCAAGATGAAAAACTGAAAATTCTAGGTCGTGTTCACAATTCTCAAAATGTTTATACAACTATAGAAGAAATCCACCAATCAGATATTAATAATTTTAATATTGATATTATGCACGGCTTACCAAACCAATCTGTTGAAGATGCTATGTTTGATATTTCTCAAGCCATAACAATGAAACCCACCCATATATCGTGGTATCAGTTAACCATTGAACCAAATACTTTATTTGCTGTTAAAACCCCAACCCTACCTGATGAAAACACTCTAGAAGAAATAGAAACACTTGGCAAAAAATCTCTTGGTGAAGCAAGTTTCTCTCAATATGAAGTTTCTGCTTATGCAAAAAATAAAAAACGATCCATACATAACTCAAATTACTGGAGTTTTGGTGACTATATTGGTATTGGTGCTGGTGCTCACAGTAAAATAACAAACCTTAAAACAAAAAAAATTCATCGTTCGTGGAAGCAAAAGCATCCTAAAATATATCTAGCTGCTCAAAACCCTACGAAGGGTCAATCAACTCTATGCCAAAATGATCTAAAATATGAGTTTATGCTTAATACACTAAGACTTAAAAAAGGTTTTAACTTAGAGCTTTTTAATCAACAAACTTTTGCTAAATATAACCTTATCGAGTCTAGTGTTCAAAAAGGTATCCAAAAAGGTTTACTAGAAATAAATAAAGGCTCTATCAAACCAACTGAGAAAGGTTATTTGTTTTTAAACGATTGTGTGAATTTATTTTTATAA
- a CDS encoding YfcC family protein: MSDKVRLESRWYHKISDPMVIIFIVIILASVLTYIVPAGEFSKDITSGAAAVGTKFFHHLPNHGISLFGVFEAIPKGLESASEYLFIVFIAGGLFHLLDSSKALEHAIGTAVKHIGFKRKTLLIFSATYIYGIFGITVGYENNIALVPVALIISSALGLSRVVGVCIAIGGIGMGFALSPINPYTVGVAQKIAGLPLFSGAGLRAIMVIVALTILGFYIAKFIAPKEECQEGEALLSKDIEDYHMSFRDILIILVFTLGILVIAVCSILSGITKPDGQPMLGIPWYINQIAAVFLIISMLVAVICKYSPNQYVKLMMEGAAKVTPGALVIGLAAAIQVILKEGQIIDSIVYYLGDLLSYIPASVSAILMTLVQSVINFFIPGGSGQALATMPILIPVADMVEMKRQLMILAFQVGDGFTYMISPTAGGTLAMLALAKVSYVKWLKAILPFIIFMYIVSWLFILIAHYVNWS, from the coding sequence ATGAGTGATAAGGTTAGGCTTGAGTCAAGGTGGTATCACAAAATTAGTGATCCGATGGTTATAATATTTATTGTTATAATTTTGGCTTCGGTTTTGACATATATTGTTCCAGCAGGTGAGTTTTCAAAGGACATAACTAGTGGGGCAGCTGCAGTTGGGACTAAATTTTTTCATCACTTACCTAACCACGGCATTAGCTTATTTGGTGTATTTGAGGCAATACCAAAAGGATTAGAATCAGCATCAGAGTATTTATTTATAGTGTTTATTGCTGGAGGTTTATTTCATCTTCTTGATAGTTCTAAGGCATTAGAACATGCTATAGGTACTGCAGTTAAGCATATAGGTTTTAAGAGAAAGACACTATTAATATTTTCAGCTACTTATATTTATGGTATTTTTGGAATAACTGTTGGTTATGAGAATAACATAGCTTTGGTACCTGTTGCTTTGATAATATCGTCAGCCCTTGGTCTTTCAAGGGTTGTTGGTGTGTGCATAGCTATTGGTGGTATAGGCATGGGGTTTGCCTTGTCTCCTATAAACCCATATACTGTTGGGGTTGCTCAGAAAATAGCTGGTTTGCCGCTATTTTCAGGAGCAGGGTTAAGGGCTATTATGGTTATTGTAGCATTGACTATCTTAGGTTTTTATATAGCGAAATTTATAGCTCCTAAAGAGGAGTGTCAAGAAGGAGAGGCACTTTTATCTAAGGATATAGAAGACTACCATATGAGCTTCAGAGATATACTGATTATCTTAGTTTTCACCCTAGGAATACTTGTTATAGCTGTTTGTTCAATTCTTTCTGGAATAACAAAACCTGACGGGCAACCGATGTTAGGTATACCTTGGTATATTAATCAGATTGCTGCGGTATTTTTGATCATATCTATGCTTGTTGCTGTTATTTGCAAGTATAGTCCTAATCAGTATGTGAAGCTTATGATGGAAGGGGCGGCAAAAGTTACTCCAGGTGCTTTAGTTATAGGTCTAGCCGCAGCAATCCAGGTAATTCTTAAAGAGGGTCAAATAATAGATTCAATTGTTTATTATTTGGGTGATTTACTTAGCTATATTCCAGCATCTGTTTCTGCAATTTTAATGACACTAGTCCAAAGCGTTATAAACTTCTTTATACCTGGTGGGTCAGGTCAAGCTTTAGCTACTATGCCTATTTTGATTCCTGTTGCAGATATGGTAGAGATGAAAAGACAGCTTATGATATTAGCATTTCAAGTTGGTGATGGTTTTACATATATGATATCCCCAACAGCAGGAGGAACTTTGGCGATGTTAGCTTTAGCTAAAGTTTCGTATGTGAAATGGCTAAAAGCAATCCTCCCATTTATTATTTTTATGTACATTGTATCTTGGCTTTTTATACTGATTGCTCATTATGTTAATTGGTCGTAA
- a CDS encoding GtrA family protein — MIKKQIFYFLIIGILASVTNLIIVMCLVEFASFKPLVANFFAFLIAFNVSYFGHRFLTFSTTQESHKKAATQFFINVMIGLALNEAIYYIFLHLLHIQYLVALFLTMGIVAVYTFVVSKFLIFKA, encoded by the coding sequence ATGATTAAAAAACAGATCTTTTATTTTCTAATAATCGGAATATTAGCGTCAGTCACTAACCTTATAATAGTAATGTGTCTCGTAGAATTTGCCTCATTTAAACCTCTTGTAGCTAATTTCTTTGCCTTTTTGATAGCTTTTAATGTCAGCTATTTCGGCCATAGATTCCTAACATTTTCAACAACTCAAGAATCACATAAAAAAGCCGCAACTCAGTTTTTTATAAATGTAATGATAGGTTTAGCACTTAATGAAGCAATATACTATATATTCTTACACCTACTACATATTCAATACTTAGTAGCTTTATTCTTAACAATGGGAATAGTTGCTGTATATACATTTGTTGTTAGCAAATTCTTAATCTTTAAGGCCTAA
- a CDS encoding Dyp-type peroxidase: MEITEITKHQLGITEKVTQSALFLSLNIKDKEMLQFGLKILQKFVDGKNVVAGFGGELLSMFNIPKGDNFERTKFNSERMSDSDGYDLVLWLRGNDKGELFHQALNIRKALQDFFELKKCVTSFTYHDKYDLSGFEDGIENPKDDAVMPAAIISDGNMEGSSFWVLQQWQHNFEWLNNVSQVEKEECIGRSLDDSHQLENLKDFAHVSRSAKENFTPEAEILRKSMPWADDNLNGGFMFSGFATSFRSFNLQMGNMLGGSDGIVDGVFKFSKIIETSYLWCPPFKKGKLDLSLLKI; encoded by the coding sequence ATGGAAATTACTGAAATAACAAAGCATCAATTGGGAATCACAGAGAAAGTAACTCAATCAGCATTATTTTTATCACTTAATATAAAAGACAAAGAAATGCTACAGTTTGGGTTAAAAATTCTACAAAAATTTGTAGATGGAAAAAATGTGGTTGCTGGGTTTGGTGGTGAACTTTTAAGTATGTTTAATATACCTAAAGGAGACAACTTTGAAAGAACAAAGTTTAATTCTGAAAGAATGTCAGATTCTGATGGCTATGATTTAGTGTTATGGCTTAGAGGGAATGATAAAGGCGAGCTTTTTCACCAGGCATTAAATATTAGAAAAGCACTACAAGATTTTTTCGAGCTTAAAAAATGTGTAACTAGTTTTACTTATCATGATAAATATGATTTATCTGGTTTTGAAGATGGTATTGAAAATCCTAAAGATGATGCTGTAATGCCTGCTGCGATAATTAGTGATGGGAATATGGAAGGTTCAAGCTTTTGGGTGCTTCAGCAATGGCAACATAATTTTGAATGGTTAAATAATGTATCTCAAGTTGAAAAAGAAGAGTGTATAGGTCGATCTCTTGATGATTCACATCAGCTTGAAAACTTAAAAGATTTTGCTCATGTAAGTCGTTCTGCAAAAGAAAACTTCACGCCAGAGGCTGAGATCTTGCGTAAATCTATGCCATGGGCAGATGATAATCTTAATGGTGGGTTTATGTTTTCAGGATTTGCGACGTCATTTAGATCATTCAATTTACAAATGGGTAATATGCTTGGTGGTAGTGACGGTATAGTTGATGGGGTGTTTAAGTTTTCTAAAATTATTGAAACAAGTTATTTGTGGTGTCCACCGTTTAAGAAAGGAAAATTGGATCTTAGCTTATTAAAAATATAG